The following coding sequences are from one Salvia hispanica cultivar TCC Black 2014 chromosome 3, UniMelb_Shisp_WGS_1.0, whole genome shotgun sequence window:
- the LOC125213657 gene encoding probable methyltransferase PMT14, whose translation MATTPKVHSSGSKGRSRISIFIIIALCCFFYLLGVWQKSGFGKGDGYAMEMNKQQVNCNISPSLDFESHHKYVAFVESSEPKAKVFEPCDAKFTDYTPCQEQDRAMKFPRENMIYRERHCPPQEEKLHCLIPAPNGYTTPFPWPKSRDYVYYSNVPFKSLTVEKANQNWVEYQGNVFKFPGGGTMFPQGADAYIDELARVIPIADGTVRTALDTGCGVASWGAYMLKRNVLPMSFAPRDNHEAQVQFALERGVPAIIGVLGSIKLPYPPRSFDMAQCSRCLIQWASNDGMYLKEVDRVLRPGGYWVLSGPPINWKTYYKTWKRTKEDLEAEQTRIEDLAKSLCWEKKYEKGDIAIFRKKINAKSCKRKSANYCEASDDDDLWYKKMETCVTPFPEVESPTEVAGGELKKFPARLYDVPPRVRNGEVPGVTPESYEEDSKLWKKHVAAYKRSIRLLGTTRYRNIMDMNAGLGGFAAALESSKLWVMNVVPIIAEKTLGVIYERGLIGMYHDWCEGFSTYPRTYDLIHASGLFKLYDNKCEFEDILLEMDRILRPEGMVIVRDEVDVINKVMKIAGGMRWDLKMVDHEDGPLVPQKILIAMKQYWVAAAASNSTDQ comes from the exons ATGGCAACAACACCAAAGGTTCATTCTTCGGGCAGTAAAGGGAGGAGTCggatttccattttcattatcATCGCTCTCTGTTGCTTCTTTTACTTGTTGGGAGTGTGGCAGAAGAGTGGTTTTGGTAAAGGCGATGGCTACGCTATGGAGATGAATAAGCAGCAGGTGAACTGCAATATCTCCCCGTCTCTGGACTTCGAGAGCCACCATAAGTATGTGGCTTTTGTCGAATCATCCGAGCCCAAAGCCAAAGTGTTTGAGCCATGTGATGCTAAGTTCACTGACTACACGCCTTGCCAAGAGCAAGACCGGGCCATGAAATTCCCTAGGGAGAACATGATTTATCGAGAAAGGCATTGCCCGCCGCAGGAGGAGAAATTGCACTGCTTGATCCCAGCGCCCAATGGATACACGACCCCTTTCCCTTGGCCAAAGAGCCGTGACTATGTTTATTACTCTAATGTTCCTTTTAAGAGCTTGACGGTGGAGAAGGCTAACCAGAACTGGGTTGAGTATCAGGGTAATGTATTCAAATTTCCAGGAGGTGGGACGATGTTTCCTCAAGGGGCGGATGCATATATCGATGAGCTTGCACGAGTCATTCCAATAGCTGATGGCACAGTCAGAACTGCTCTGGACACCGGTTGCGGA GTTGCTAGCTGGGGTGCTTATATGCTGAAGAGAAACGTGCTGCCAATGTCGTTTGCACCAAGGGACAACCACGAGGCCCAGGTGCAGTTTGCTTTGGAGCGAGGCGTGCCAGCAATTATTGGGGTGCTTGGTTCCATAAAACTTCCTTACCCGCCCCGATCATTTGATATGGCACAATGTTCGAGGTGCTTAATACAATGGGCTTCCAATG ATGGCATGTACTTGAAGGAAGTTGATCGGGTTCTTAGACCTGGTGGATACTGGGTCTTGTCTGGTCCTCCGATCAATTGGAAGACATACTATAAGACGTGGAAAAGGACAAAAGAAGATTTGGAGGCCGAACAaacaagaattgaagatttggCCAAAAGCCTTTGCTGGGAGAAGAAGTATGAGAAGGGGGATATTGCTATCTTTAGGAAGAAGATCAATGCCAAGTCTTGCAAAAGAAAATCGGCTAACTATTGTGAAGCCTCAGATGACGACGACTTGTG GTATAAGAAAATGGAGACGTGTGTAACTCCCTTCCCAGAGGTGGAGAGTCCTACTGAAGTAGCGGGAGGAGAGTTGAAGAAGTTTCCAGCTCGGCTTTATGATGTTCCACCTCGGGTACGCAATGGTGAAGTTCCTGGGGTCACACCGGAATCGTACGAAGAGGACAGCAAGCTTTGGAAAAAGCACGTTGCAGCTTACAAAAGGAGTATTAGATTGCTCGGCACCACAAGATACAGAAACATTATGGATATGAATGCTGGCCTCGGAGGCTTTGCTGCGGCCTTGGAGTCATCAAAGCTTTGGGTGATGAATGTTGTTCCGATAATTGCTGAAAAAACTCTAGGCGTCATCTACGAGAGAGGATTGATCGGCATGTATCACGATTG GTGTGAAGGATTCTCTACTTATCCAAGGACGTATGACCTCATTCACGCCAGCGGCTTATTCAAATTATACGATAACAA GTGTGAATTTGAAGACATACTCCTAGAAATGGACCGGATTTTGAGGCCGGAAGGGATGGTGATCGTTCGGGATGAAGTGGACGTGATAAACAAGGTGATGAAGATCGCGGGAGGGATGAGATGGGATTTAAAAATGGTGGATCATGAAGATGGCCCTCTTGTTCCTCAGAAGATACTGATTGCAATGAAACAATATTGGGTGGCAGCTGCTGCCTCCAATTCTACTGATCAATGA
- the LOC125211728 gene encoding protein ABA AND ROS SENSITIVE 1, whose protein sequence is MDAKAKQKASFRAKLSAQKKEKQRIDSPLVRYNEHDQPICRVCDVVVKSEQLWPAHQASRKHHEAVEKYKASGAAAKNRANNAKSESAKDLPKPKPESSRDLNAKPEPSVALPKQRSSTLPPGFFDDHDTKRQKIEREPRKFGNPDSVDDSVHIKNQLAEASVSGNGINRSSTATTEDMGQLGLQAANDFRQVSKPATGLESKQAKGALPAGFFDDKDAELRARGITPVKPDVKDEYKEFERLIKDDLQEIDNRLEEEEFDAAENIEEEEMVEQRNYVDRVEMLRRKKLEISASRSAITPKSKEVARKDSSHDDSSSDDEDEENFKVDWRAKHF, encoded by the exons ATGGATGCAAAAGCGAAGCAGAAAGCATCGTTTCGAGCGAAGTTGAGCGctcaaaaaaaggaaaagcaGCGGATTGATTCTCCCCTTGTAAG GTATAATGAACATGATCAACCCATATGTAGAGTCTGTGATGTGGTTGTCAAATCTGAGCAGCTTTGGCCTGCACATCAAGCATCTCGCAAGCATCACGAG GCTGTTGAAAAGTACAAAGCCAGTGGTGCTGCTGCAAAAAATCGGGCAaataatgctaaatctgagtCTGCTAAAGATTTACCAAAGCCTAAACCTGAGTCATCCAGAGATTTGAATGCTAAACCTGAACCTTCTGTTGCCTTGCCTAAACAACGATCATCTACTCTGCCACCTGGGTTTTTTGATGATCATGATACAAAGAGACAGAAAATTG AAAGGGAACCCAGGAAGTTTGGAAACCCTGATTCAGTGGATGATTCCGTGCATATAAAGAACCAACTTGCCGAGGCTTCTGTCTCAGGGAATGGGATCAACAGATCATCGACTGCTACAACTGAGGACATGGGACAACTGGGGCTTCAGGCTGCCAATGATTTTAGGCAGGTGTCAAAACCAGCCACTGGATTAGAATCTAAACAAGCCAAAGGAGCACTCCCTGCAGGATTTTTTGATGACAAAGATGCTGAATTACGTGCACGGGGAATCACACCTGTCAAGCCTGATGTTAA GGATGAATATAAGGAGTTTGAGAGATTGATTAAAGATGATTTACAGGAGATAGATAATCGtttggaggaagaagag TTTGATGCAGCTGAAAATATTGAAGAGGAGGAGATGGTTGAGCAAag GAACTACGTAGATAGGGTTGAGATGTTAAGAAGGAAGAAGCTCGAGATTAGTGCTTCCAGATCTGCTATTACTCCTAAGAGTAAGGAAGTCGCACGCAAGGATTCCAGCCACGACGACTCGTCCAGTGATGATGAGGATGAAGAGAACTTTAAAGTCGATTGGAGAGCTAAGCATTTTTAG